The genomic window GTTGCCTTCTCACATGACGACGTTTGCGAAGCCGGAGGAGGACGATCTCGTCGTGGCGACGTGTAAGGCCATCACCGCCGTGCGAGCAGGCAAGGTCCGTACGGAAAAGTTCCACGAGcaggtgaagaagatgtacAGCTGGTCCAACGTGGCTATGCGCACCGAGAGGGTATACGACGGCATCACGGGCACCATTAGCGAGGAGGAATTCTATGGCTTCGACACGGGCGGCTATAATGGCAGCAGGGTTCGCAACTTTGCGCTTATTGACAGGTTAAAGCGCTACTATGGGTGCGGCATCTGGGCGGGCAAGCTCTTTTGCTTGTGTGTCGTGATTGACTACCTGTTCTTTTTGTTCCTGGAGTGGTGGTTTCCGAGGGAGAATATAGACATTTGTCCCGACTGGCCGAGGAAGATGTTGGCGGATAACGGGAAGAAGGAAGGCCAGAGTAATCGGTCGAGCACGTCACAGGGCAGGGCTGGTCATGATTAAAGGGTGTCTTTTGGCATGGCGTTTTATGGGGTGTACATTATTCCGAGGCTGGTCAGCCGGTTGTTGATTTTGGTCGTGCAACATTATGGCAGCGATTCGGCGTTGAGAGCGCAGCATATAATACATGGGCAGATATCTTGTTGTTCGTCATATCTTTCATAATATCGTAACGCATATCATACTCACATCGTTGAAGCCAAACCCCTTTCCAGCAGTTCAACCAGTCTATCTGCGCTCTGGTATCCCCATCACAAAACACTCAAGCCAAAACATCGACTCATTCATGCAACTCATCTTGACCAGCAACACCATCAACGCACATCACCCTCGGCAGCCCAAACAGGCCTATACCCGACCAACGTCCACAGTGCCCTCCACCACCCCAACTCCTCCGTCTTGTCAGCCCTCATCACTTCCTCCCCATACCCAGGCCAGACCGTCCTCGGTCCTAATCTCCACGGCGTCGGTGTCATCATCCCCGCCGGCGGTCGTCCCGTctcaccaccgccgccgcggccgccgccctgTCCCCCGCGTGCACTCTCCCCAGACACGGAGCTCGTGTccgacgacgtcgtcgagccgccctccctcctcctcccgccaAACAGCCAACCGAGACGCGAAGGCCGCTTCCGGCCCCTGTCCTCCCTGCGGACCTTTTTCGTCCGCAGCGAGTCGGCGTACACCAGGACCGTGGCCACCAGCACTCCCGTCACAACAAGCACCCAGTACACAAAGAACAGGCCCCCGCCGGCGGCGAACTGGCCAGCCATGGAAAACATGCCCGCCACGATGGAAAACGGCAACAGGACGCCCCCCATGTACGAGAGCCGGTCCAGCGCCCTCCTGTCCTCGCGCACCTCGCGCGCCAGGGCGCCCATCCTGgaggccgacggcggcggcagcttccGCTCCAGCCTCTGGAACTTGTCGTGGAAGCCCGTCACCACCTGCAGAAACGCCGAGTCCCTCCTCTGCGGGAGCAGCCTGCCCAGGTCCCCCCAGGCGCcggccgcctcgcccgccccGCGCGTGTAGCGCCGGCAGTCGAGCGCGTTGTTCTCGACGCGCTGCGCCATGATCTCGAGCAGGTAGTTGGCCTGGTTGGGCCCCCTGTCGACCTGCACCGTGGCGAGGAGCAGATGCCACTGCTGCAGCGCCACCTCGGTCGCGACCTCGTACACGCTgctggccgcgccgccctGCCCGAGGAACCGCTCCAGGAACGTCTGCGGGCGCCGGCGCTCCCTCCACCGCGCGTACAGGCTGTCCagggcctcgacggcgctggcGCCCTGCCGCCTGACGCTGTTCCTGAACGGCTTCGTCGCGCGCTGCGCCGGCGTCACGTACGGCGGGAGAACCGCCTCCAGCGGCCCGTCTATAATCATGACGGCTGGAGCGTCCCGTGGCATTGTTAGCATCGCGCGAATTCGTCTGCGAGTTGAAGAGACGGAAAAGGGGTTTCAGGGGCACATACACATCTTCTGCCGCTCGCAACTCCACCACGACATCCGCCTCCAGTACCCGAATGCGCCCACGAGCACCCCGTCCCAGCGGTACAGCGTCCCGTCCAGGAGGTACGCCTTCCTCGCGTCCGGCGCCAGGCTGAGCACGTTCTCGTCCAGCATCCACCGCGTCTCCAGGAGCGGAATCTCGGAGCTCCGCGACGTCGGGACCCCCGCGGGGATGGAGAGCTCTTCCACCTCCGGGAAGTCAAGCTGGAAGAAGTGGACGCCGGCGTCTGCGGCCGCCTTGTTGCTCTGGTTCTGCTCCCCTTGGCGCTCCTTGGCCGCTTCTTTTCGCGTGGCCTCCCGCCGCGGAGGAAGGTACCTCGTTCTGTAGACGTGGCTGTCAAAAAACCCGGGGTCAATGTCCAGCCGCACGGCCAGCTCAAACGCCAGCTTTGTGTGCAGGCCGTTTAGGATAAACATCTTCCACTGGCCGGGGTGCTCGTCATGATCGCGGGTGAGGAAGTCGTCTATCTGGTCCCAATTTGATAGTTCGATGTGGACGGGCTGCTTAGCGTCAGGCAGGATGAGGACGTTGGCGATGACTGTTGTGGGACAGGCGGTCTTGGTGCTGGAtgcgtcttcttctgcattcattttttttttcctttattttttcttcttccctgtGAGAGATGGCCTGGGGGAGGGTGGATATTGGAATTGAAGGATGTCGTGGAACCTGACGAGGTTGGGTTTTGAGGGCAGTCCTTTTgtgtgagtgagtgagttgGTGAGCGTTGCAATTCATCACGTGTGACATGCATCAGCCGCATGCAAGTGGTTGGACGTGCATTGGACTGAACACAATTGCGTGAGAATGCGGTAAAACAAAACATGAAGGTGAAGGCGAGAGAAAATTATTTTTGAACGTCAAGTATGTCATCCTACACGCTATCCACATCCCAAATTCCGAAGACCCAAAAGGCATCAATATAACCAGCCCATGCAAACGCTCTACAATAATCAAACAGTCCACTCTCGGTCGTCAAACTGGCCCGCATTCGATGTGGAATTCATTCTCACCAAGGGAAGGAAGGCGTCTTGCAAACTCTTCAAGACGCTCAATTCCTCGCTGCAACCCGTCTTCTTTTCACGACGCTGGTCGCAGTGTTCCCATCTCCGGCTAgttcatcctcatcctcggcggTGTCATCTGCGGGAGTCGCAACACTTGCTGGACGAGTGGCAGAAGGCGGTGGTACACCGCGGTCCTTCTCCGCGCTACGAAGATCGCCAAGGAGTTTCTCGACTTCCACAAACATGCTCCGTGTATTCTTAACGACGCCGTTCTCGTCAACCCGATAGCCTAcaacttcctcctcctcgtcctgggAACGTTTCAGGAATGCAGGACCAGGACCTCGGTCAGGATCGGGGTTATACATGATGGCATTGCAGAACATGTGGACCAGCTCGCGTTCGAGTTGGGCAGAGTTGATGATTCCTTTTGGAGGGATGAGGTCTTCGGATATCGAAAGCCAAACACTTGCCGTGCCAGGGTCGCCACCAGGAAGGCTGCTTGCTGCTTGCAAGGCAGCCTTGTTCCCTTGCTTAATGGCAGACCGTATTGATGTGATATCTTGGGGCTGCAATACAATTTGCCGGTAGTTTGGGGCGTCCCTCTCGCGGACACCAGTAGCGAACATGTTGGCGTCGCGGTGGCTTGAGATCTGGTCGAGAGCCGAGGAAGATACCTTGGTGAAACCGCGGGTCCACAAGACTTGTGTCGGAGGTGCAGTAGGTACAGATGGCGAGTCTTGTCTTTTCCGTTTAGCAAGTCTCGACGAGACACTGCCGGGAGTTGCCATGTTCGTTCGACCATGGACGCTTTCGTCTGCCGTGGTATCGCCCGTTTCCTCAATGTGCCGCGGGGTGAGAACTTCATGCTTAATCTTTGTGGAGCTGATTGGATGGTCCATGGCAAGCTCATCGGCTTGCGAAACAACGGACTGGCTTCTTCTGGTCCCACTGACCGAGGGAGTCGTGCTCATTCTACGCCCTCCATGCGAGATTCTGGGTGGACGGCCCCTCGCCTTGACAGCGTCTGCCTTCAAGCCGCCCTTCGTCAAGTCTCTCTTTGAACTAGATCTTGGCGTATCAGACAGTATTGACGTATCACGAGGTGGCGGGCTAACTGGCTCATATGCCGGGCTCTCCGGTTCAGCTGTAATAGGTCGTGGCGTAGAAGGAGTAGAATGAGATGCCCATTTGGTGCCAAACCCGCGGGTGAGCGCAGCTATTGGAGTGGTGACACTGGGCGTACTCGGAGCAGCCGTAACCGGGCTGATCTTCTTGGCGTTTGGCgtggcagccgcagccgcagcctgtGCTACCGCTGCTTGTCGAATAATGTGTTCCGGAATGGCTGGTCGTGGCGGCTCCCTATTATAGGAGGCATACGGCCTGTCCTTCTGCGCCAACGGCGCGGGGGATGCCGAGGGTGACGGCCGCTGTGTTTGCTGCTTCTGTGCAGCTTGGGCTGGCGTCCGCTTTTGAGGAGCTGCAACGGGTCCAGTGACACCCTTTTGCGGTGTTTGCGAGGCCGCTGCAATCGGTCTCGGCGCTTGTTGGGCTTGTTGTGCCTGCTGAGGTGGGAGAGGTCGGCTAGGTGGAATGACGGGTGTTGTCGAGATCGGTCGGGGATGTTGTTGTGGTGGTTGACCTTGTGATGCAGAAACGCCACccggtcgaggaggagctggtTGTAACGGAGTAGACAGTTGTCCGGCATTCTGGGGAGCCACGAGAACCTGTTTTCCTGGAATAGGTCGACCCTGGGCAGCCACAGTCGGAGCTAGCACTTGGCCAGCATACTGTCCTTGTTGTTGTggaagccgctgctgctgttgcgaTTCCTTTGAAGCCCCAGCCGCCGCATTGGCGGGAGCCAAAGGCTGAGTCTGTCCCGCTGTTCCGGGAGTTTGAGGTATCGGGGGTTGATATGGTTTCTCCCATTTCAAAGTACCCGCCGTTGTCGCTTGCCCGGCGGCTGCCGCCGGTGTGGCCTCCTTCGGCTTGAGAGCGACAGTAGCGTCTGGACGTGGTGAGAGTGTCGGCATCGGAGGCTGGCCAGGCGGTTGCAGAACTCTGGATCCAGGCTGGGGCATTCCGGCCGGTGCCTGGAGTCCTGATCCGGCGGTAGTCGGAGGTTTTGGCGATGGCTGTGGCGGTCGGACTGGCGTCGTGCTCCCCGACTGCAAGTGACTCGGCGCTGCAACTGTTGGTTGCGTAGTCGAAGTTGAAGGAGGCCTTGGTGGATAAACTGGTGTGGTAGACACAGGTCTCTTAATGCCGCCAGCTTGCCCAGGGGTAGGAGTTGGCGGTTGACCAGGAATCGGACGACCATCCCGAGGGGCTAACATCGATGCGCCATTCTGGCTCGCCGCAGCCTTTGCCAATCTCTCCTTCTCGTTCTTTTCAAGAAACTGAATGTGTTTCTGAACGGTTGCAAacttttcttcatcttcccTAATTTCCTTTACGATGGTATCCCGATATCTAGCGTATAGTCGATCCAGCAAGGCCGGGACCTTTTCGATGTGCTCATAAGCGTCTTTTAGCGACGGCAACGGGGGACTCCCCAATTTCCTCTTCCGCGACGCCGGCGAAGCCGACGTATCTGCTGTATTTGTACTCGGACCTGCCGTTGCTGTCGTAGCAttcgtcgttgtcgtcgtcgagcccGTCCCGCTCTTCACCTCCTctcgcagcagcagcaaaaaCAGCTGCTGCAGCGCATCGGGAGCTAGCCGCGCCGCATCAAACGACTTGTCGCTCTTGACAAGCGCATTGTTTCTAAGTAGTTCTGAAATCCGAACAAACGCTCCCGTGTCGGCCCCGTGTGTCAGTAGCGACTGGAAAAGGAAGAGCGACTCGAGGGGCGTATAAGCGGTCGGATGATTCATGCCCCGCGGTCCACCTCGCCAGTGACCGAGAGGACCTTCGCGCTTCGCAGCAAGATGAATCGGCGCCAGGGTCTGTGAAGAGTTTGCATCCCAAGGTTAGCTCTTGCTCGCGCCTCGACTACTTGCCATATGGAAGAGCGGTGCTCAGGGGACGCACATACGTCATGCACTCAGTGGTCGGATtcgtaaaaaaaaaacacgtGTTGATGACCGTGTTGAGCGACAACAAAGCCTTAACAGCGTCCAATCGGCAATTGCATAGGGTTGTCACGCGCTTTGAGGCTTTTTTCTGCGATGGCCGTTTCTCTGCCTTGCCGTAgtgtccttttttttttttttggttgcgACCGGCTGCCCAAAAAATCACGTGATACTGCTGACTTCGTATTGCTTTGGTGTTGTACTTGGAGCGTTTGtagggagaagatggaatCAACGGCCCAAGCGGAAAACAAGACGAAACGGCCAGTATCACGTGACACCCATAACCGCTTACACCAGCATCAGTGGTTAATGGGATGATTAGCCTCTACACAGGTTTAAAGCACATTAGGTGCAGAATTAGACGCGACATTTGGAAATAACAGTACATTGTCACAAAAATGAGGGATGTCAGGAAATTGTAGTAATGCCTCCGAAGAGTAATATTCCCTAAGCTTCGGGTTGAGCCCATCCCGGGTGTTTATGCTAAACCCATGTAACGCCAATCCCAGTGGTATCATATcactataaaaaaaagtgatGTCAAGAGCATCGGTTCTGGTTCCCTTCAGTTAGCTCTTCCAATCGCCACTCCCCTCATATAATAAGTTTGCAACCTAAAACGCCGTTGTCCCATGTCAAAGCAAATGAATCACCAGCGTGATACCTCCATCAAACGCTCAATATAGGAAAAGCAAGTATCTCGTTGATAACACATGAAACGAAATGAATGttatggagacgaggagctTGACGAGCCATCCGCACTGCGAGGTCGATCGTCACTGCTGGTGGTCTCAATTTCCCGATCCTTGGGCAGCTGGTTGGTAAGCCGCAGTTTTTCATCCAATAAAGTCACTAGCCTCTCCGAGTACTGGTCTAAAAGGCCACTGAGTACTGTCTCGTTCATAGCCTTGCTTCTGATGGCGCGATCGCCAAGCGCAGCAGCTGTGAGGCGCAATTCCTGATCCAACTCTGTCAAGCCTTCAGCAGTAATGGGCTCAGCAGACGACAGTTTCTTTCTGTATGCACGCAGAGTGCGGCAAGCCTGCTCTGTTGCCATATTCAAAGAGCCGACCCCACGAAGATTTGATGAGGACTTCCTCTTGGCGACAGCAGACAAAACTGGCATGGAGGGCCTTCTACTAACCCTCGACTTTGGACTGGCAGGAGGGCTGTCACCCCTGTTAATCTCCGAaggccttctccttgatgggGTGTCTTCACTGATTGCGCTGTCACTTGGGCTGGTTGCCAGGTTTCCAGCCGGTGTTCGATTTACTGACGGGGCGGTTCCAAGATTGAGCCGAGATGTTCGGCGGCGCAATGATCGTGGAGGTGACCGACGTCCGGCTGGCGATGGTGATGGACGTTGAAATTCGGCCAGCTCCGCCTTAGATAGAACCTTTCGCAACGTCGGTCGACTACTATTGTTGTTTGCCTCCTTCACCGGCGATGGATCCCTGCTCATCGACCTCGGTGAAGGATCGTTTAGATCCAGCGTCCAAACCATAATCGTTCCATCCGAACCCACGCTGACAACTTTCCTcgtgccgtcgtcatcttcaactAAAGAGACGCCGTTGATTGCTTCTGTGTGGCCCCATTCTCTGTCCAAAAATGCGCCTGAATTGGCGTCATAGAGTCGTATGGATTTATCAGTATTTGATGACCCCAGCAAGAAGTCAAGGTCCTTGGAGGGCCACTGGCCTACAAACAGAGAATCCAAAACGGCGGTTTCCACACCGCCCTCATCCATGCATTTAAAACAGAAAATTTGTCTGCCACTTGCCAAGTCATATTGATAAATGGACCGATctaaagaagaaacaaaaataGTCCTGTTGTCTGGACCCATGGTCATTGAAGTAGGTGATGATTTTAAAGAAATAACCTTGGAGGGAATAGCTGCAATAATATCAGGCTCTCCCTCTCGGGAGACGATGTCATGTACCTGCAACGTGCGGTCAAGTGAACACGTGATGACTTTGTTATCTGTCGGGATGAGCACCTGGATAACTTTTGCAGCAAACTCAAGAGTCTGGAAATGCTCAATCCGACCAGTGGAGTCTCGGTGAAATAACTGGGCAGTCCGGTCTCTGCCACAGCAGGCCATAAGAAACTTAGACTCCTCATCATATATACTGATGCAAAGACAGTCTGACGAATGTGCCTTGATATCCAGAAGGTAGTCCTTGGAATCTACGTCGATGACTTTCACAATTCCCTGACGATCCGCTGTCACTAGTAGCTTTCCGCTCTTTGTGGTGCGGGCGCTAGTGAGCTGGTTTGGCAAAGTGAGCTCATTGTCTGAATCTGAATTGTCGACAGGGACATCGAGAGTAAGCTTGACCTGTCCATCTACGTCCCAAAACGTTACGTTCCCTGACGCAGACCAGGTGACGAAGGCAGCGTTTGCCTTGTTCGGTCGATATAATGAATGAACGCCAATGATGGGCTCCCCATGCCCGGGAATCGGGATATGAGCGACAGCTTCGACATGTTGTCCGAGTAAATAGTCAGGGTTCCAAATATCAATTGACTGCTTTGAATCAATGGTCACCAACTTATCCGGAAGAAAACCGAGAGCGACAACACCAGCCGATGTTTGGCTGGTCGTCAAAACACTCGCTGCGCAGCCATCCATGACGCCTTCAACATCAAGTGTTGCGAaatggccatctttgcctccAATATATGCAACACTGTTACGAATTGTGATTGTCGTGATGGTGAACTCCAGGTTCAAGACTTTTGTCAATTTCATCTGCCTATCGTCGTCATCGAGAATGCAGACATCACCAGCCTCCGTGCAAAGAATAAGACTCTTGCCGTCAACGGCAGCACAACTAAAAGTGGCCTCCAACAAGCTGCCCAAGAGCATATTTCGGCCAGGCAAGGTCTTTTGTGATGTTGGGGTGGATGGCGTCCCATCGCCCGAAAACTTGGGCTTGGTCGGCGAGACAGAGGCTCCATCCTCAATTTTCCACGCCTTGACGTGCCGCACACCCAAGGTAATGAGGCTGTTACCAATCCAAACCATGTCTCTGATAAATGATGTGCATCTGTTTTGCTGAAAGAGCTTAGCAGCTCCAGTTCGTGGGTCAATCTTCCagacgaagaggaagccATCGTTTGCGGCACCGAGCGACGCAAGATATTTAGAATCCTCAGACCAAGCGACCGCCGTGACCCCAAAGGCATGCTCGCTGATAGAGACTAGCGGCGTGTCCGACGACACGTCCAGAAGGCTGAAAATCAAAACCCGGGGGGCATATCCAGTCTCACCCACAGCCAGATACCTGCCGTCCGGACTCAAAGCTAGGCACGTAGCAGCTTTGATCCTCTCCCGGCTTGTCCACGTCCTGGAACCGCTTGGCGGATCAGTCGCCCAGTCCACCGGGCTGTAACCTGAATCCCTACAGTTGGGAGCCACTCGATTGCGGCTGTCGTTGGCTTTAGGCGTCGTTGCAGTCGGAGTCGAAGGAGCATTCTGCGAGCTTGATACTGAGTACATGGGCACAGCTGTAGGACGAGCTCTGTAGAAACGTTGTGAATAAAGCTGGCCCTCGACATCGACAACCACAACGGCACCCCCAGCAATGTAGGCAAAGGAGGAATTGACAGTATCAAAGCCCGTCGGTGAGCGACAAGTGGTGCCGACAACTCTCCTAAGGGACAGCCGTGGCTCGTGCATCGAACGGCCACGCATTAGGGATCTGGACGGCCTTGATAGAAATGGTGAGTTGGACGGCGTCAGCTTCAGCCGGTTGTTGGAGGGAGTAACAATCGCAGCCATCTCTTCGCCATTGACTCTTTGGAGAGTCACCCGCGCAGCTGCCGCTTAGGAATAGTACAGTGGGACCAAGGGCCTCATCAAACAAAAGGAACCTGACGGGTTAgccgagcagcagcaagcacTCAAGCAAGGCCACCGGGGAGAGGCGAGACAAGGCCCAGGGAGCGGTCTTCGGTGGTGTTGCAGAAAAGCAGCGTACAGGATGCTATTCTAGGCAATTCTCGGTGTAACTGGTGTATGCTTCTTTTGTTCGATAGAAAACTGGCCGGCGGTAGAAATGGGCGTTGGTGCGCAAGTATGTGTGCTTTTTACCATAGACGAAGGCGAGCGAGGAGAGCGGCGGTGTAAGTCAATGTCTAGCAATCTCCGCTTCAGTCACACCAAGAGAAGCGAAAGCTggggggcggcggcggtccaGGTCGAAGAGCAGCACTCAAACGAGCGGGAGGAGCATCAGGCTCGAGGCCACTTGCGCATTCGAACTGTCAAGAAGacttgccgaggaggagaaaatTGACGAGTGAGCGTACGGAATACCTAAGTAGGTCTTTCCTGTCAGCCAATGTCGGGTATATtgcagctcggcgccgaAGCCTAGGCTTGCTCAGCGCTGTCGACTAGACAACGACACAGGCTTGAGCATTGAAATGAAGCTCAAAACTCACAACGATTGTGGTTGGCTAACGGCCGAAAAATTAAAACATtagaaaataaaataaaagagagGGACG from Metarhizium brunneum chromosome 2, complete sequence includes these protein-coding regions:
- the MAPKBP1 gene encoding Mitogen-activated protein kinase-binding protein 1; protein product: MAAIVTPSNNRLKLTPSNSPFLSRPSRSLMRGRSMHEPRLSLRRVVGTTCRSPTGFDTVNSSFAYIAGGAVVVVDVEGQLYSQRFYRARPTAVPMYSVSSSQNAPSTPTATTPKANDSRNRVAPNCRDSGYSPVDWATDPPSGSRTWTSRERIKAATCLALSPDGRYLAVGETGYAPRVLIFSLLDVSSDTPLVSISEHAFGVTAVAWSEDSKYLASLGAANDGFLFVWKIDPRTGAAKLFQQNRCTSFIRDMVWIGNSLITLGVRHVKAWKIEDGASVSPTKPKFSGDGTPSTPTSQKTLPGRNMLLGSLLEATFSCAAVDGKSLILCTEAGDVCILDDDDRQMKLTKVLNLEFTITTITIRNSVAYIGGKDGHFATLDVEGVMDGCAASVLTTSQTSAGVVALGFLPDKLVTIDSKQSIDIWNPDYLLGQHVEAVAHIPIPGHGEPIIGVHSLYRPNKANAAFVTWSASGNVTFWDVDGQVKLTLDVPVDNSDSDNELTLPNQLTSARTTKSGKLLVTADRQGIVKVIDVDSKDYLLDIKAHSSDCLCISIYDEESKFLMACCGRDRTAQLFHRDSTGRIEHFQTLEFAAKVIQVLIPTDNKVITCSLDRTLQVHDIVSREGEPDIIAAIPSKVISLKSSPTSMTMGPDNRTIFVSSLDRSIYQYDLASGRQIFCFKCMDEGGVETAVLDSLFVGQWPSKDLDFLLGSSNTDKSIRLYDANSGAFLDREWGHTEAINGVSLVEDDDGTRKVVSVGSDGTIMVWTLDLNDPSPRSMSRDPSPVKEANNNSSRPTLRKVLSKAELAEFQRPSPSPAGRRSPPRSLRRRTSRLNLGTAPSVNRTPAGNLATSPSDSAISEDTPSRRRPSEINRGDSPPASPKSRVSRRPSMPVLSAVAKRKSSSNLRGVGSLNMATEQACRTLRAYRKKLSSAEPITAEGLTELDQELRLTAAALGDRAIRSKAMNETVLSGLLDQYSERLVTLLDEKLRLTNQLPKDREIETTSSDDRPRSADGSSSSSSP